AGTTTGGAGTAATAAGGCTTAATAAACTGTTTTCTCTACTTATTATAGTTGTTTCAGGTTTTGCATTCCAAATCTGACCACCTATAGAAGTATGCAGTTTGGCACAACTCCTACCCGGCATGGATTTTATGGTGCACTCCTTGGCGTAGGTTGTAGATGATTATTTGTAAGGTTGCATGTAACCAACATTACTGGTGCAAACTACAGTAAGATTCAAAAGTTGTAGGTCCAGCAGAATGGAAGGTGTATGTCTAGGCAAAGACCATAAAACCCGCTTGGTCGACCTTTCGATTTCCTGGTCGTAACCCAAAAACGGTTGGAAACAACTTCCGTAATTTGTTTACGGCTGGGAAAGACCTGGCCGTATATTACTCTGATAACCCATACAGAAATTGACTCCCAATTACGGCTAGATATCCAGGTCGTTTTTTGTGTCACGGTTATGACTCCAAACCGTAATTTTGACATTTTTGTTGGAATAACATAATCAAAAGAAGCATAAGAGCAGTAGATGAACAACCCCACAGTGTTACTTCGTGGAGTCTGGTTGGTTCTCAGGCAAAGCAGCGTGAAAAGCTGGTAATTCATTGTATGATTCATACAGCCAGGATAGAGTAGGATACTGAGTCTGCACACATTAAGCCATAACATAATAAGTAACTCAGAACTATATATGGTCAACCCATTTTTTATCGGCCAACATTACCCATTTTACAACTATCCTATAAATAAGAGGTTACTTGAATGTCTGAAGttatttgtcaaatcggtcatGCTGAACTTCTGATATAAAATGGCTCATGGAACAACATGAGTTTAATGTATACATAGTTTAGGGCAATACCATGTCAATTTTAAAACGACTGACCGCTGCATGAATCTGGGGAGCTATAAACAGATCCTCCTGCAGATAAGCATCAATCCTTGAATGAATATCAATCATCTGCAGCAGAAATAACTGAAGGATATAGAAAGAGCTGTCAAATCAGAAAAGGTCAAGTACGATAGACAAACCAGGAAAATTTCATCTCCTGTGGCTAATTTTCCATGATAAcctcctaataacttctcaaGTGCTGAAACACAGAAGTACGAAAATTATCCTTGGGCCACaatataacaattgaaagatTTGAAAGAATACTGGAAAATTGCTGATGGGAGAAGTAGAAGTTGTATAAGGAATGGAATACAGTCTTATCTTATAAGACCAATGAAGCCGTAAGCCTCGATAGAAAAGTCGTACACATGTAAACTGTAAGGTGTGAGGGGTTTCCCAAAACAAGACTTTCAAGCATTAAATGCACTATCTGTGAAAAACACCTGAACATCCTCTCATTTTACGTACTGTGACATGCTCTCGTTTTACGTATTGTGTGTGCATAAAGGACAACAAATGTTCAAGGGAGAACACACAGAGTTGAATTGCAGTATGTGCATAGAGGGTAAGAAAATGAAATACAGAGTACTAAGAAATTCTTTAAATCATTCTCAGATAACTGATCGTAAGATAGGCAGTCGCGGATGCGAGTCCATTTCCGATTCTGGACAATATACACAACTTTCTCTACGGGTTCCAGCTTTGAATAAAACAGGTTTCCCAATATAGGATAACTGACCCCAACAAATATAAAGAGCATTTTAAGGAGAAGAATTTTTGAGACCACATTAGCAGACAATTTTATGTCAGGTACTCAAGGGAATTATTAAGAATACTAAGTTTGATGTGCACTCCAGGCAAGTAGATAGACAAACCATGTTGTGTGACTTGGATAGGCTTGCTAAATTTTAATGCTCTAGAATCTAGACGAACATGTTGAGCCCCGGTATGTACCTGAACCCAGACCCACCCACACGAGAATCTAATAAACTCTCACCTCATTAGAAAGGACATAAGTTCAGAAGGCTAGGAAAATATCAATAACAAGTTACTGGCAAGAAACCTAACCACCTAAATCTCTTATAGATGTGGCTCTAGATAGTGATTAAAAGgcgaaataacaaaataattctaGCAAATTCAAGTACTTGTTACAGGTTATGGGTGATGAGAATAAATATATGGATGACAGTTTACCTGCAAAGCCTTTTCCTATGTGCTGTTGAACCCAAGGAATCTTCTCGTCCTCATCGACTTTTTCCCCAATATATCTCTGGAATTGAGAGAGCATCAGGATTAAAAAAGGTGCCTCAGAAGTTCAGGAGGAAGGGGCTTCCAGAGGCAAGTCAAAAGGCAGATTCAGAAATTAATACATACTAGGATAGCAAGGTTCTGCAATGGCTGTATCCCCGAGCCAACAATATTCGCCGCCTAAGACCAATTGATAACAATGAAACATATCAATACCAGATtcaaatagcaagaatgaaaacaaaactccaaaacgGCCACAGTTGAATATATGATTTTTGAAATAGAAGCAGAAATGTGCGTTCTGCGAGAATTAAACCAACCATGTGCTAGGAACTACAAGTTACTGACTAGAACAATCATTGGACTGCAGATAAATTCCCATTACATAAACTTCTACAAGTTTTGCATAGAGAATTTGGCATTTGTAACTTGTTTAGCCATGCAAATCTTGTGTAGATATTGAGACAATCTCTGATTCCCCATCTATAAAAATGGATGGCGTGGCAACAAAAATTTACTTTTGAGGATCAGTCCTTAAGTAAAAGTTGGAAGTGTTCTCGTGAGTTAGAAAATCCAACCCTAGGTTGATGATTCTACACTAAAGACCAATAATATCTGCAATTATCAGTGACCAAAAGGAGAAGAATTGGCACTTTACTTGGTAATGGACGGCTTTTTCCTGAAGGTTCGTAGGCAAAAGTGGATGCTGAGGGTACTTCTCTTCCAAGTACTACAAAATGCAAAAACAACAATTAGCACTTCAGATGAAACATAATAGTAGTAATAGTCAAATGAAGCAATCACCCACCAAG
This genomic stretch from Papaver somniferum cultivar HN1 chromosome 5, ASM357369v1, whole genome shotgun sequence harbors:
- the LOC113284397 gene encoding glutathione S-transferase zeta class-like translates to FHFSGPSLSQQQPSTLKLYSYFRSSCFFRVRFALHLKGLNYEYKAVNLLKGEQLSPEFLEVNPVGYVPALVDGDLLVSDSFCYLTGMLIYLEEKYPQHPLLPTNLQEKAVHYQAANIVGSGIQPLQNLAILRYIGEKVDEDEKIPWVQQHIGKGFAALEKLLGGYHGKLATGDEIFLEDLFIAPQIHAAVSRFKIDMTQYPTLSWLYESYNELPAFHAALPENQPDSTK